From Microbacterium sp. YJN-G, a single genomic window includes:
- the glmU gene encoding bifunctional UDP-N-acetylglucosamine diphosphorylase/glucosamine-1-phosphate N-acetyltransferase GlmU, giving the protein MTENTLAIIILAAGQGTRMKSRLPKVLHEIGGRPLVGHVLGTARALGAQHIEVVVRHEREQVIATLVEQYPDAVVVDQDEIPGTGRAVQVALDALPADFDGDVLVLSGDVPLLESQTLETLIAGHRAASAAATLLSAHLDDPTGYGRVIRGADGVVERIVEQKDATDDEAAVTEINAGVYVFRAAALRTFLAQVDRNNAQGEMYLTDVIGLLRGAAEPVAAELAPDVASTFGVNDRAQLAEAGRVLNERIVRRWQREGVTIIDPATTWIDDDAKLAPDVTILPNTQILRATVIASGATIGPDTTLVDCEIGEDAVVRRSDANLAVVGAEATVGPFSYLRPGTVLGAHGKIGAYVETKNAQIGEGSKVPHLSYVGDATIGRGVNLGASTITANYDDVNKHRTEIGDEVHTGSHTVLVAPVRLGAGAKTGAGAVVRKDVPAGALAMSVAPQRNIEGWVEKNRAGTGAADAAARERTAE; this is encoded by the coding sequence ATGACGGAGAACACGCTCGCGATCATCATCCTCGCCGCAGGACAGGGCACGCGCATGAAGTCGCGCCTGCCCAAGGTGCTGCACGAGATCGGCGGCCGGCCGCTGGTCGGCCATGTGCTGGGCACCGCGCGCGCCCTGGGCGCGCAGCACATCGAGGTGGTCGTGCGGCACGAGCGCGAGCAGGTCATCGCCACCCTCGTCGAGCAGTACCCGGATGCCGTGGTCGTCGACCAGGACGAGATCCCCGGCACCGGCCGGGCCGTGCAGGTCGCGCTCGACGCCCTGCCCGCCGACTTCGACGGCGACGTGCTCGTGCTCTCGGGCGATGTGCCGCTGCTGGAGTCGCAGACCCTCGAGACGCTCATCGCGGGTCACCGCGCAGCATCCGCCGCCGCCACGCTGCTGAGTGCGCACCTCGACGACCCGACCGGCTACGGGCGCGTCATCCGCGGCGCCGACGGCGTCGTCGAGCGCATCGTCGAGCAGAAGGACGCCACCGACGACGAGGCCGCGGTCACCGAGATCAACGCCGGCGTCTACGTCTTCCGCGCCGCGGCGCTGCGCACCTTCCTGGCGCAGGTCGACCGCAACAACGCGCAGGGCGAGATGTACCTCACCGACGTGATCGGCCTGCTGCGCGGCGCCGCCGAGCCCGTGGCCGCCGAGCTCGCCCCCGACGTCGCCTCGACCTTCGGCGTCAACGACCGCGCCCAGCTCGCCGAGGCGGGCCGGGTGCTCAACGAGCGCATCGTGCGGCGCTGGCAGCGCGAGGGCGTCACCATCATCGACCCCGCCACCACCTGGATCGACGACGACGCCAAGCTCGCCCCCGACGTCACCATCCTGCCGAACACCCAGATCCTGCGCGCCACGGTGATCGCCTCCGGCGCCACCATCGGCCCCGACACCACCCTGGTGGACTGCGAGATCGGCGAGGACGCCGTGGTGCGCCGCAGCGACGCGAACCTCGCCGTGGTCGGCGCCGAGGCCACCGTCGGACCGTTCTCGTACCTGCGCCCGGGCACCGTGCTGGGGGCGCACGGCAAGATCGGCGCCTACGTCGAGACGAAGAACGCACAGATCGGCGAGGGCAGCAAGGTGCCGCACCTGTCGTACGTGGGCGATGCGACCATCGGCCGCGGCGTCAACCTCGGCGCCAGCACCATCACCGCGAACTACGACGACGTCAACAAGCACCGCACCGAGATCGGTGACGAGGTGCACACCGGCTCGCACACGGTGCTCGTCGCGCCCGTTAGGCTGGGAGCTGGTGCGAAGACCGGTGCAGGCGCCGTCGTCCGAAAGGACGTCCCCGCTGGTGCCCTGGCCATGAGCGTCGCCCCTCAGCGCAACATCGAGGGGTGGGTCGAGAAGAACAGAGCAGGAACCGGCGCGGCGGATGCCGCCGCGCGCGAACGAACGGCGGAGTAG
- a CDS encoding MarR family winged helix-turn-helix transcriptional regulator, giving the protein MKEADEVDRIVSAWNVQRPDLDFSPLEVLSRMDRLSRQLDRARREVFHRSDIEPWEWDVLSALRRAGDPFRLSPKQLLQQTLVSSGTMTNRIDRLVGRRFVRREADPVDGRSVLVILTDDGKVRVDAAITRLVDAEAELLRALPRTDRDRLAGLLRKLSLSFDS; this is encoded by the coding sequence ATGAAAGAGGCGGATGAGGTCGATCGGATCGTCAGCGCGTGGAACGTGCAGCGCCCCGACCTGGATTTCTCGCCCCTCGAGGTGCTCTCGCGCATGGACCGGCTCTCGCGGCAGCTGGACCGCGCCCGCCGCGAGGTGTTCCACCGCAGCGACATCGAGCCGTGGGAGTGGGACGTGCTCTCAGCGTTGCGTCGCGCGGGCGACCCGTTCCGGCTCTCACCCAAGCAGCTGCTGCAGCAGACCCTGGTCTCGAGCGGCACCATGACCAACCGCATCGACCGGCTGGTCGGCCGGCGGTTCGTGCGCCGTGAGGCGGATCCGGTTGACGGGCGCAGCGTGCTGGTCATCCTCACCGACGACGGCAAGGTGCGGGTGGATGCCGCGATCACCCGCCTGGTCGATGCCGAGGCGGAGCTGCTGCGTGCGCTCCCTCGCACCGATCGCGACCGGCTGGCGGGGCTGCTGCGCAAGCT